The genomic window AATCGCGTCCATTCAAGAAGTCGTCCGTCAAATGCAACATACAAAAAAAGACCCGTTTTCGTTTCGAAAAGATTAAGGAGATCACGAATGAGAAAAGACGTATACGAATATATTGTCGCTAAGCCGAAGATTCATCAATTTTTGCGTGAACAGCCGTCATGGTATCGAAGGTTAACGAGACGACCGATGGATATAAAAGAAATGGAAAAAGAGGCAAGACAATATTATAAACAAACGTTTCCACATAAAGTCGAACAGGTCGTCCAAACGATTGAAATGGCAAAAATGATGATGGCGATGATGAAACTGATGAAGGACACTCATAATTAAACGAGAAACGCAAACACTATCACTACGAAAGGATGGTGAACGTGTTGCGCTTCTTTTTTTTATGTATGGCGTTATTGTTTTTCACGTATATGAACGATCATGATACCGCTTTTGCTGAACAAAAGCAAACGTTATTTGTCAAACATCATGTCA from Anoxybacillus gonensis includes these protein-coding regions:
- a CDS encoding YlbE-like family protein, whose amino-acid sequence is MRKDVYEYIVAKPKIHQFLREQPSWYRRLTRRPMDIKEMEKEARQYYKQTFPHKVEQVVQTIEMAKMMMAMMKLMKDTHN